The following proteins are co-located in the Chaetodon trifascialis isolate fChaTrf1 chromosome 14, fChaTrf1.hap1, whole genome shotgun sequence genome:
- the LOC139341968 gene encoding heterogeneous nuclear ribonucleoprotein Q isoform X3 has product MKTYRQREKQGTKVSDTNKGPDEAKIKALLERTGYTLDVTTGQRKYGGPPPESAHSGAQPTIGTEIFVGKIPRDLFEDELVPLFEKAGPIWDLRLMMDPLSGLNRGYAFVTFCTKEAAQQAVKLCNNNEIRPGKHIGVCISVANNRLFVGSIPKSKTKEQIVEEFAKVTEGLNDVILYHQPDDKKKNRGFCFLEYEDHKTAAQARRRLMSGKVKVWGNVVTVEWADPIEDPDPEVMAKVKVLFVRNLASTVTEEILEKAFSQFGKLERVKKLKDYAFIHFEERDGAVKALADLNGKDLEGEHIEIVFAKPPDQKRKERKAQRQAAKTQMYDEYYYYGPPHMPPPTRGRGRGGRGGYSYPPDYYGYEDYYDYYGYDYHNYRGGYEDPYFGYDDFQGSGRGRGGRGGVRGGASQTRGRGAVTPRGRLGFSQRGGPGTSRAGKRGRGRS; this is encoded by the exons ATGAAGAcgtacagacagagagagaaacaagggACCAAAGTGTCAGACACCAATAAAGGACCAGATGAAGCCAAAATCAAA GCTTTGCTGGAGAGGACTGGCTACACACTTGATGTGACAACAGGCCAGAGGAAGTATGGCGGTCCCCCACCAGAGTCTGCCCACTCAGGGGCACAGCCCACCATCGGTACAGAG ATATTTGTAGGCAAAATTCCCAGAGACCTTTTTGAGGATGAGCTGGTTCCGCTGTTTGAGAAAGCTGGCCCCATCTGGGACTTGCGCCTGATGATGGATCCTCTCAGTGGCCTGAACAGAGGCTATGCCTTTGTCACTTTCTGCACTAAAGAAGCTGCACAGCAGGCTGTCAAATTG tgcaaCAACAATGAAATTCGACCGGGTAAACACATCGGTGTATGCATCTCTGTGGCCAATAATAGACTGTTTGTTGGCTCCATCCCCAAGAGtaaaacaaaagagcagattGTTGAAGAATTTGCAAAAGTCACAG AGGGTCTAAATGATGTCATATTGTACCACCAGCCAGAcgacaagaagaagaatcggGGCTTCTGCTTTCTGGAGTATGAAGACCATAAGACAGCAGCTCAAGCCCGCCGCCGGCTGATGAGCGGCAAGGTGAAGGTGTGGGGAAATGTGGTCACTGTGGAGTGGGCTGATCCCATTGAGGACCCAGACCCCGAGGTTATGGCCAAG GTCAAGGTGCTGTTTGTGAGGAACTTAGCTAGCACTGTCACAGAGGAGATACTTGAAAAGGCCTTCAGTCAGTTTGGCAAGCTGGAGCGGGTGAAGAAACTGAAAGACTATGCTTTCATCCACTTTGAGGAAAGAGATGGTGCTGTGAAG GCTTTGGCTGATCTCAATGGGAAAGACCTGGAGGGAGAGCACATTGAAATCGTCTTCGCCAAGCCCCCCGACCAGAAGAGGAAAGAGCGCAAAGCCCAGAGACAAGCCgctaaaacacaaat GTATGATGAATACTATTATTACGGGCCTCCCCACATGCCACCACCCACGAGAGGCAGAGGCCGAGGTGGCCGGGGAGGTTATTCTTACCCTCCTGACTATTACGGCTACGAAGACTATTATGATTACTACGGATATGACTACCACAACTATCGGGGTGGCTACGAGGACCCGTACTTTGGCTACGATGACTTCCAGGGGTCtgggagaggacgaggagggaggggaggagtcCGTGGCGGTGCCAGTCAGACCAGGGGCCGCGGTGCTGTGACACCGAGGGGCCGATTGGGCTTCTCCCAACGAGGAGGCCCTGGAACAAGCAGAG CAGGGAAACGGGGCCGAGGGCGGTCCTGA
- the LOC139341968 gene encoding heterogeneous nuclear ribonucleoprotein Q isoform X2, whose protein sequence is MATEHINGNGPEEPMDTSAAVTHSEHFQTLLEAGLPQKVAEKLDEIYIAGLVSHSDLDDRAIEALKEFNEEGALQVLLQFKDSDLSHVQNKSAFLCGVMKTYRQREKQGTKVSDTNKGPDEAKIKALLERTGYTLDVTTGQRKYGGPPPESAHSGAQPTIGTEIFVGKIPRDLFEDELVPLFEKAGPIWDLRLMMDPLSGLNRGYAFVTFCTKEAAQQAVKLCNNNEIRPGKHIGVCISVANNRLFVGSIPKSKTKEQIVEEFAKVTEGLNDVILYHQPDDKKKNRGFCFLEYEDHKTAAQARRRLMSGKVKVWGNVVTVEWADPIEDPDPEVMAKVKVLFVRNLASTVTEEILEKAFSQFGKLERVKKLKDYAFIHFEERDGAVKALADLNGKDLEGEHIEIVFAKPPDQKRKERKAQRQAAKTQMYDEYYYYGPPHMPPPTRGRGRGGRGGYSYPPDYYGYEDYYDYYGYDYHNYRGGYEDPYFGYDDFQGSGRGRGGRGGVRGGASQTRGRGAVTPRGRLGFSQRGGPGTSRGKRGRGRS, encoded by the exons ATGGCCACAGAACATATTAATGGAAATGGTCCAGAAGAACCAATGGACACCTCTGCTGCAGTTACCCATTCTGAGCACTTCCAGACTTTATTAGAAGCTGGTTTACCACAGAAAGTTGCTGAAAAACTAGATGAAATTTACATAGCAG GTTTGGTGTCACACAGTGACTTAGATGATCGAGCAATTGAGGCTCTGAAAGAGTTCAACGAGGAAGGTGCTCTGCAAGTCCTTTTGCAATTTAAGGACAGTGACCTCTCACATGTTCAG aacaAAAGTGCCTTTCTTTGTGGCGTGATGAAGAcgtacagacagagagagaaacaagggACCAAAGTGTCAGACACCAATAAAGGACCAGATGAAGCCAAAATCAAA GCTTTGCTGGAGAGGACTGGCTACACACTTGATGTGACAACAGGCCAGAGGAAGTATGGCGGTCCCCCACCAGAGTCTGCCCACTCAGGGGCACAGCCCACCATCGGTACAGAG ATATTTGTAGGCAAAATTCCCAGAGACCTTTTTGAGGATGAGCTGGTTCCGCTGTTTGAGAAAGCTGGCCCCATCTGGGACTTGCGCCTGATGATGGATCCTCTCAGTGGCCTGAACAGAGGCTATGCCTTTGTCACTTTCTGCACTAAAGAAGCTGCACAGCAGGCTGTCAAATTG tgcaaCAACAATGAAATTCGACCGGGTAAACACATCGGTGTATGCATCTCTGTGGCCAATAATAGACTGTTTGTTGGCTCCATCCCCAAGAGtaaaacaaaagagcagattGTTGAAGAATTTGCAAAAGTCACAG AGGGTCTAAATGATGTCATATTGTACCACCAGCCAGAcgacaagaagaagaatcggGGCTTCTGCTTTCTGGAGTATGAAGACCATAAGACAGCAGCTCAAGCCCGCCGCCGGCTGATGAGCGGCAAGGTGAAGGTGTGGGGAAATGTGGTCACTGTGGAGTGGGCTGATCCCATTGAGGACCCAGACCCCGAGGTTATGGCCAAG GTCAAGGTGCTGTTTGTGAGGAACTTAGCTAGCACTGTCACAGAGGAGATACTTGAAAAGGCCTTCAGTCAGTTTGGCAAGCTGGAGCGGGTGAAGAAACTGAAAGACTATGCTTTCATCCACTTTGAGGAAAGAGATGGTGCTGTGAAG GCTTTGGCTGATCTCAATGGGAAAGACCTGGAGGGAGAGCACATTGAAATCGTCTTCGCCAAGCCCCCCGACCAGAAGAGGAAAGAGCGCAAAGCCCAGAGACAAGCCgctaaaacacaaat GTATGATGAATACTATTATTACGGGCCTCCCCACATGCCACCACCCACGAGAGGCAGAGGCCGAGGTGGCCGGGGAGGTTATTCTTACCCTCCTGACTATTACGGCTACGAAGACTATTATGATTACTACGGATATGACTACCACAACTATCGGGGTGGCTACGAGGACCCGTACTTTGGCTACGATGACTTCCAGGGGTCtgggagaggacgaggagggaggggaggagtcCGTGGCGGTGCCAGTCAGACCAGGGGCCGCGGTGCTGTGACACCGAGGGGCCGATTGGGCTTCTCCCAACGAGGAGGCCCTGGAACAAGCAGAG GGAAACGGGGCCGAGGGCGGTCCTGA
- the LOC139341968 gene encoding heterogeneous nuclear ribonucleoprotein Q isoform X1, with translation MATEHINGNGPEEPMDTSAAVTHSEHFQTLLEAGLPQKVAEKLDEIYIAGLVSHSDLDDRAIEALKEFNEEGALQVLLQFKDSDLSHVQNKSAFLCGVMKTYRQREKQGTKVSDTNKGPDEAKIKALLERTGYTLDVTTGQRKYGGPPPESAHSGAQPTIGTEIFVGKIPRDLFEDELVPLFEKAGPIWDLRLMMDPLSGLNRGYAFVTFCTKEAAQQAVKLCNNNEIRPGKHIGVCISVANNRLFVGSIPKSKTKEQIVEEFAKVTEGLNDVILYHQPDDKKKNRGFCFLEYEDHKTAAQARRRLMSGKVKVWGNVVTVEWADPIEDPDPEVMAKVKVLFVRNLASTVTEEILEKAFSQFGKLERVKKLKDYAFIHFEERDGAVKALADLNGKDLEGEHIEIVFAKPPDQKRKERKAQRQAAKTQMYDEYYYYGPPHMPPPTRGRGRGGRGGYSYPPDYYGYEDYYDYYGYDYHNYRGGYEDPYFGYDDFQGSGRGRGGRGGVRGGASQTRGRGAVTPRGRLGFSQRGGPGTSRAGKRGRGRS, from the exons ATGGCCACAGAACATATTAATGGAAATGGTCCAGAAGAACCAATGGACACCTCTGCTGCAGTTACCCATTCTGAGCACTTCCAGACTTTATTAGAAGCTGGTTTACCACAGAAAGTTGCTGAAAAACTAGATGAAATTTACATAGCAG GTTTGGTGTCACACAGTGACTTAGATGATCGAGCAATTGAGGCTCTGAAAGAGTTCAACGAGGAAGGTGCTCTGCAAGTCCTTTTGCAATTTAAGGACAGTGACCTCTCACATGTTCAG aacaAAAGTGCCTTTCTTTGTGGCGTGATGAAGAcgtacagacagagagagaaacaagggACCAAAGTGTCAGACACCAATAAAGGACCAGATGAAGCCAAAATCAAA GCTTTGCTGGAGAGGACTGGCTACACACTTGATGTGACAACAGGCCAGAGGAAGTATGGCGGTCCCCCACCAGAGTCTGCCCACTCAGGGGCACAGCCCACCATCGGTACAGAG ATATTTGTAGGCAAAATTCCCAGAGACCTTTTTGAGGATGAGCTGGTTCCGCTGTTTGAGAAAGCTGGCCCCATCTGGGACTTGCGCCTGATGATGGATCCTCTCAGTGGCCTGAACAGAGGCTATGCCTTTGTCACTTTCTGCACTAAAGAAGCTGCACAGCAGGCTGTCAAATTG tgcaaCAACAATGAAATTCGACCGGGTAAACACATCGGTGTATGCATCTCTGTGGCCAATAATAGACTGTTTGTTGGCTCCATCCCCAAGAGtaaaacaaaagagcagattGTTGAAGAATTTGCAAAAGTCACAG AGGGTCTAAATGATGTCATATTGTACCACCAGCCAGAcgacaagaagaagaatcggGGCTTCTGCTTTCTGGAGTATGAAGACCATAAGACAGCAGCTCAAGCCCGCCGCCGGCTGATGAGCGGCAAGGTGAAGGTGTGGGGAAATGTGGTCACTGTGGAGTGGGCTGATCCCATTGAGGACCCAGACCCCGAGGTTATGGCCAAG GTCAAGGTGCTGTTTGTGAGGAACTTAGCTAGCACTGTCACAGAGGAGATACTTGAAAAGGCCTTCAGTCAGTTTGGCAAGCTGGAGCGGGTGAAGAAACTGAAAGACTATGCTTTCATCCACTTTGAGGAAAGAGATGGTGCTGTGAAG GCTTTGGCTGATCTCAATGGGAAAGACCTGGAGGGAGAGCACATTGAAATCGTCTTCGCCAAGCCCCCCGACCAGAAGAGGAAAGAGCGCAAAGCCCAGAGACAAGCCgctaaaacacaaat GTATGATGAATACTATTATTACGGGCCTCCCCACATGCCACCACCCACGAGAGGCAGAGGCCGAGGTGGCCGGGGAGGTTATTCTTACCCTCCTGACTATTACGGCTACGAAGACTATTATGATTACTACGGATATGACTACCACAACTATCGGGGTGGCTACGAGGACCCGTACTTTGGCTACGATGACTTCCAGGGGTCtgggagaggacgaggagggaggggaggagtcCGTGGCGGTGCCAGTCAGACCAGGGGCCGCGGTGCTGTGACACCGAGGGGCCGATTGGGCTTCTCCCAACGAGGAGGCCCTGGAACAAGCAGAG CAGGGAAACGGGGCCGAGGGCGGTCCTGA